The Hymenobacter sp. DG01 genome has a segment encoding these proteins:
- a CDS encoding NAD(P)/FAD-dependent oxidoreductase translates to MDTNLPVTTQPRIVIIGCGFAGLRLAKDLADAPVQVVVIDRNNYHNFQPLLYQVATGALEADSIAYPIRKIFAGQPNFFFRMADVQQVDHARNTVVTNIGEIRYDHLVIATGSLTNYFGLESIERNAMQIKSVPNALNLRSYLFQNFEKALLCENPVQRQALMNVVVVGGGPTGVEICGSLAEMRKDVLPQDYPELDLKQMEIYLVESGGEVLGPMSKYAQDKAKAYLEEMGIHIRLNTKAARFEDGKLYYSDTEFLRTENLIWAAGVNGAAVEGLPAEVVAKNKRINVDTINRVMGSRNVYAIGDVANLVTEEMPRGYPMLAPVAIQQAEQLAANFKRLLAGEALQPFKYFNKGSMAIVGRNRAVVDLPGDRHFGGFLGWLTWLFVHLMTLVGFRNKAVTLVSWAISYFSSDKALRLIIRPYKRHDFKDDKGKTNAQQNASTPEYNPPVPAPNAAVLGG, encoded by the coding sequence ATGGATACCAATCTTCCGGTTACCACCCAGCCGCGCATCGTCATTATCGGCTGCGGCTTCGCGGGGCTGCGGCTGGCCAAGGACCTGGCCGATGCACCCGTGCAGGTAGTGGTTATCGACCGGAACAACTACCACAACTTTCAGCCCCTGCTGTATCAGGTGGCTACCGGGGCCCTGGAAGCCGACAGCATTGCCTACCCCATCCGCAAGATTTTTGCCGGCCAGCCGAATTTCTTTTTCCGCATGGCCGATGTGCAGCAGGTAGATCATGCGCGCAACACCGTGGTAACCAACATCGGCGAAATCCGCTACGACCACCTGGTTATTGCCACCGGCTCCCTCACTAATTACTTCGGACTGGAAAGTATTGAGCGCAATGCCATGCAGATCAAGAGCGTGCCCAACGCCCTGAACCTGCGCAGCTACCTGTTCCAGAACTTCGAGAAAGCCCTGCTCTGCGAAAACCCCGTGCAGCGCCAGGCCCTGATGAACGTGGTAGTGGTAGGCGGCGGCCCCACGGGTGTGGAAATCTGCGGCTCTCTGGCCGAAATGCGCAAGGACGTGCTGCCCCAGGACTACCCCGAACTGGACCTCAAACAGATGGAAATCTATCTGGTGGAATCGGGCGGGGAGGTATTGGGACCCATGTCGAAGTACGCCCAGGACAAGGCCAAAGCCTATCTGGAGGAAATGGGCATCCACATCCGCCTGAACACTAAGGCAGCCCGCTTCGAGGACGGCAAGCTCTACTATTCTGACACGGAGTTTCTGCGCACAGAAAACCTGATTTGGGCCGCTGGCGTGAACGGGGCCGCCGTGGAGGGCCTGCCCGCTGAAGTAGTCGCGAAAAACAAGCGCATCAACGTGGATACCATAAACCGGGTAATGGGCAGCCGGAACGTGTACGCCATCGGCGACGTGGCCAACCTGGTAACCGAGGAAATGCCGCGCGGCTACCCCATGCTGGCTCCGGTAGCCATTCAGCAGGCCGAGCAGCTGGCAGCCAATTTCAAGCGCCTGCTGGCCGGCGAGGCCCTACAGCCCTTCAAATACTTCAATAAAGGCAGCATGGCCATTGTGGGCCGTAACCGCGCTGTGGTGGACCTGCCCGGCGACCGGCACTTCGGCGGCTTCCTGGGCTGGCTGACCTGGCTGTTTGTGCACCTGATGACGCTGGTGGGCTTCCGCAACAAAGCCGTTACGCTGGTGAGCTGGGCCATCAGCTACTTCAGCTCCGATAAGGCTCTGCGCCTCATCATCCGGCCCTACAAGCGCCACGATTTCAAGGACGACAAAGGCAAAACCAACGCCCAGCAGAACGCCTCCACCCCCGAGTACAACCCACCAGTGCCCGCGCCCAACGCGGCCGTGTTAGGGGGGTAG
- a CDS encoding carboxypeptidase-like regulatory domain-containing protein: MLLVARIRLSFLPALLGFVLVALLLAPGRARAQGQRPVVQFTGIVASGDSLLGVPGAAVFVPKAGRGTTTNPYGYFSIPVLAGDSIVIRSLGYRNQYVVIPANYPRQSYSVIVQLKEDATVLPEVRVFPYATEKAFKEAFLAMRAPAESDRTAAEKLNEQVMRRMFNTLPVTSMGNYRQTLQNQQYDQQRRMGMGPTPATNNPLLNPFSWLQLIKQVKDGEFKKKEGVDY, from the coding sequence ATGCTCCTAGTGGCCCGAATTCGTCTTTCTTTTCTGCCCGCCCTGCTCGGGTTCGTGCTGGTAGCCCTGCTGCTGGCGCCCGGCCGCGCCCGGGCGCAGGGCCAGCGCCCGGTGGTACAGTTCACGGGCATTGTAGCCTCCGGCGACTCGCTGCTGGGTGTGCCCGGCGCGGCGGTGTTTGTGCCCAAGGCCGGCCGCGGTACCACCACCAATCCCTACGGCTACTTTTCTATACCAGTGCTGGCCGGCGACAGTATCGTGATTCGGAGTCTGGGCTACCGCAACCAGTACGTGGTAATTCCGGCCAACTACCCCCGCCAGAGCTACTCCGTGATTGTGCAGCTGAAGGAAGACGCCACTGTGCTGCCTGAAGTGCGGGTGTTTCCGTACGCCACCGAAAAAGCTTTCAAGGAAGCCTTCCTGGCCATGAGGGCCCCAGCGGAAAGTGACCGAACCGCCGCCGAAAAGCTCAACGAGCAGGTGATGCGCCGCATGTTCAATACCCTGCCCGTGACCAGCATGGGTAACTACCGCCAGACCCTGCAAAACCAGCAGTACGACCAGCAGCGCCGCATGGGCATGGGCCCCACGCCCGCCACCAATAACCCCCTGCTGAACCCCTTCAGCTGGCTGCAGCTCATTAAGCAGGTCAAGGATGGGGAATTCAAAAAGAAAGAAGGGGTGGACTATTAG
- a CDS encoding metalloregulator ArsR/SmtB family transcription factor produces MRLKHFTVAFGQQLFKALGDDSRVRILHLLWRNQEMCISDLEQVLDFTQTKTSRQLAYLKNAGLVNFRRLDNWVFYFIKDEAQDFLHQLLSYMERDPQLLHDQKIYQTLWSNRELAAYKLQNRRWTGVPDAR; encoded by the coding sequence ATGCGCCTCAAACACTTTACCGTTGCATTTGGCCAGCAACTATTCAAAGCCCTCGGCGACGACAGCCGGGTGCGCATTCTGCATTTGCTGTGGCGCAACCAGGAAATGTGCATCTCCGATCTGGAGCAGGTGCTGGATTTCACCCAGACCAAAACCTCTAGGCAACTAGCGTACCTGAAAAATGCGGGCCTCGTGAATTTCCGCCGCCTCGATAACTGGGTGTTTTATTTCATTAAGGACGAAGCCCAGGATTTCCTGCACCAGCTGCTGAGCTACATGGAGCGCGACCCGCAGCTGCTTCACGACCAGAAGATTTACCAGACCCTCTGGTCGAACCGGGAGCTGGCCGCGTATAAGCTGCAAAACCGCCGCTGGACCGGGGTTCCGGATGCGCGCTGA
- a CDS encoding ferredoxin → MKSSAALTRLFVCTAQKSEVGKDVAKALKVELKKQGLKNLFSGGEKQKTRVQTCNCLDLCKHCKKGSGAALIIYPEGTVYGDVKPKDAADIVREHLGEGQVIKRLLIE, encoded by the coding sequence GTGAAATCATCCGCCGCTCTCACCCGCCTGTTTGTCTGTACTGCCCAGAAAAGTGAAGTGGGCAAGGATGTAGCCAAGGCACTCAAAGTGGAGCTGAAGAAGCAGGGCCTGAAAAACCTGTTTAGCGGCGGCGAAAAGCAGAAGACCCGGGTGCAAACCTGCAACTGCCTTGACTTGTGTAAGCATTGCAAGAAAGGCTCCGGCGCGGCTCTCATCATTTACCCTGAAGGCACGGTGTACGGCGACGTAAAACCCAAGGACGCTGCCGACATTGTGCGCGAACACCTGGGCGAAGGCCAGGTTATTAAACGGCTGCTGATTGAGTAG
- a CDS encoding YjjG family noncanonical pyrimidine nucleotidase, whose amino-acid sequence MKYRHLFFDLDHTLWDFEANADETLRHLFELHELGRYGTFTAEEFIRVYSDINHGLWRLYQGGKITQQQLRATRFPRTFVKLGLTEADAPAEMSSQFTDLLPHKTAVFPYTYEVLDYLRDKGYTLHLITNGFKEIQYLKLSSARLTDYFQEIVTSECCGHLKPDARIFRHALERSGATAPESLMIGDNLECDVLGAYNAGIDQVYFNPEKRRHLAQTTYEISCLSELKSIL is encoded by the coding sequence TTGAAATACCGTCATCTTTTCTTCGACCTCGACCATACGCTGTGGGATTTTGAAGCCAATGCCGACGAAACCTTGCGCCACCTCTTTGAGCTGCACGAGCTGGGGCGCTACGGCACCTTCACGGCGGAGGAGTTTATCCGGGTGTACTCCGACATCAACCACGGTTTGTGGCGACTGTACCAGGGTGGCAAAATTACGCAGCAGCAGTTGCGGGCCACGCGCTTCCCGCGCACCTTCGTGAAGCTGGGCCTGACGGAGGCCGACGCGCCCGCCGAGATGTCGTCGCAGTTCACGGACCTCCTGCCTCATAAAACGGCAGTATTCCCTTACACTTACGAGGTGCTTGATTACCTGCGCGACAAGGGCTACACCTTGCACCTGATTACCAATGGCTTCAAGGAAATTCAGTATCTGAAGCTGAGCTCTGCCCGCCTGACGGACTACTTTCAGGAAATAGTTACCTCCGAGTGCTGCGGCCACCTCAAGCCCGATGCCCGCATCTTCCGGCATGCCCTGGAACGCAGCGGCGCTACCGCCCCGGAAAGCCTCATGATCGGCGACAACCTGGAGTGCGACGTGCTGGGCGCCTACAATGCCGGCATCGACCAGGTGTACTTCAACCCCGAAAAACGCCGCCACCTCGCCCAGACGACCTATGAAATCAGTTGCCTGAGTGAATTGAAGAGCATTTTGTAG
- a CDS encoding SIMPL domain-containing protein: MKRIILSCLPLLLFGCTPTSSTTVPNRQITVVGYGKISAYPDQAEITVQVSFTKPKLKEAAAEVQAVIGQVSGVVKPFIRTAQDLRTSTVSTNKDYEYRNGKEIFTGFQATQSLTITLADLKRLEPFMEALLQTRISSIRHLSYSHTQADSLHREATLIALRNSLKAADKLCAGLGQKRGAVLQVEEKVGSEEGSWGTTPPVEMELYGKGMGGRSFRLTPELIEYAGAVQTVVALE; this comes from the coding sequence ATGAAGCGAATTATTCTCAGTTGCCTGCCCCTGCTGCTATTCGGCTGCACTCCCACTTCCTCTACCACGGTGCCGAACCGACAAATCACGGTGGTGGGCTACGGCAAGATTTCGGCGTATCCTGATCAGGCAGAAATTACGGTACAGGTATCCTTCACCAAGCCTAAGCTGAAAGAGGCAGCGGCGGAAGTGCAGGCGGTTATCGGGCAGGTAAGCGGGGTAGTAAAACCCTTTATCCGGACGGCCCAGGACCTGCGCACCAGCACCGTATCAACCAACAAAGACTATGAGTACCGCAACGGAAAAGAAATTTTCACCGGCTTCCAGGCCACGCAGTCGTTAACCATTACGCTGGCCGATCTGAAGCGCTTAGAACCGTTCATGGAGGCTTTGCTGCAAACCCGCATCAGCAGCATCCGGCACCTGAGCTATTCCCATACCCAGGCCGACAGCCTGCACCGGGAGGCTACTCTCATTGCCCTGCGCAACTCCCTGAAAGCGGCCGATAAGCTGTGCGCCGGGCTGGGGCAGAAGCGAGGTGCCGTGTTGCAAGTGGAAGAGAAGGTAGGCAGCGAAGAAGGCAGCTGGGGTACTACGCCGCCCGTGGAAATGGAGCTATACGGCAAAGGCATGGGCGGCCGCAGCTTTCGCCTTACCCCCGAGCTGATTGAGTACGCCGGGGCAGTGCAAACCGTGGTGGCGCTGGAATAG
- a CDS encoding glycoside hydrolase family 43 protein: MPKPAATYRNPIWDFDFPDPTIIRATDGYYYAYGTQTKRPGNLIINLQVGRSLDLVDWEYLGEGLPQKPIWASTTQKFWAPHVSEHNGIYYLYYSAKPDSGAGLCLAVATSATPAGPFRDIGAPLQCGTGFLEIDPMAFDDPATGQRLLYWGSGFGALRVRELAEDRLSFVPGSEEITLLEPAGAGDPRRYDQLLEGSWVVLRHGWYYLFYSGNNCCGPDAHYGVLVARSRAATGPFETLAEATGNPYAMLLEGNEHWLAPGHNCVVTDAAGQDWLAYHAIAPRQPTFDAIDDEQGFSRRVMLLDRLEYVDGWPQLVSGGTPSWKEQEGPVG, translated from the coding sequence ATGCCCAAACCCGCCGCTACCTACCGCAACCCTATCTGGGACTTCGACTTTCCGGACCCTACCATCATCCGGGCGACGGATGGCTATTATTACGCCTATGGCACCCAGACGAAGCGGCCCGGTAACCTCATCATTAACCTGCAGGTAGGCCGCTCCCTGGATTTGGTAGACTGGGAATACCTGGGCGAAGGACTGCCGCAGAAACCCATTTGGGCGAGTACTACGCAGAAGTTCTGGGCCCCGCACGTAAGCGAGCATAACGGCATTTACTACCTCTATTACTCGGCCAAACCCGATTCGGGCGCCGGGCTTTGCCTGGCCGTGGCTACCTCCGCTACCCCCGCCGGACCATTCCGGGATATAGGCGCACCCTTGCAATGCGGCACAGGTTTCCTGGAAATTGACCCCATGGCGTTTGACGACCCTGCTACTGGCCAGCGGCTGCTATACTGGGGTTCCGGCTTCGGGGCGCTGCGGGTGCGGGAACTGGCCGAAGACCGGTTATCCTTCGTGCCCGGCAGTGAAGAAATAACTCTGTTGGAGCCTGCCGGAGCCGGCGACCCGCGCCGCTACGACCAACTGCTGGAAGGTAGCTGGGTAGTGCTGCGCCACGGCTGGTACTACCTGTTTTACTCTGGCAACAACTGCTGCGGCCCCGATGCGCACTACGGCGTGCTGGTGGCCCGGTCCCGCGCCGCTACCGGCCCCTTCGAAACCCTGGCCGAAGCCACCGGCAACCCCTACGCCATGCTGCTGGAGGGAAATGAGCACTGGCTCGCTCCCGGCCACAACTGCGTCGTTACGGACGCGGCCGGGCAGGACTGGCTGGCCTACCACGCCATCGCCCCCCGGCAGCCCACCTTCGATGCTATTGATGATGAACAAGGCTTCTCACGCCGCGTGATGCTGCTAGACCGGCTGGAGTATGTAGATGGTTGGCCCCAACTGGTCTCAGGTGGTACACCCTCTTGGAAGGAGCAGGAAGGACCGGTGGGGTAA
- the pruA gene encoding L-glutamate gamma-semialdehyde dehydrogenase — protein MANAFFNVPAPINEPVKGYAPNSPERTELLKTLKELKQQERDIPMHIGGQEVRTGNTQRIFPPHDHQHTLGYFHEGDASHVQQAIDAALAARPLWAELPWEQRAAIFLKAAELLAGPYRARLNAATMLGQSKNAFQAEIDAACELIDFFRFNVHFMQELYHQQPQSQPGMWNRLEHRPLEGFVFALTPFNFTSIAGNLPTCVALMGNVVVWKPAYTQIYSAQVLMELFKEAGLPDGVINLIYVDGPVAGDVIFQHRDFAGIHFTGSTGVFQNIWQTIGQNIKRYKSYPRIVGETGGKDFIVAHPSAHAKAVATAITRGAFEYQGQKCSAASRIYLPSNLADEILGYVKQDLASFKMGDVEDFSNFINAVISETSFDKLAKYIDGAKADSNAEIVAGGGYDKSKGYFIEPTVIVTKDPKYTTMCDELFGPVVTVYIYDEAEFEQTLEVVDSTSPYALTGAIFSQDRYAIELASKKLVQAAGNFYINDKPTGAVVGQQPFGGARASGTNDKAGSLLNLLRWVSPRAIKETFVPVTDYRYPFLGVETGENLNVTGQGGF, from the coding sequence ATGGCCAACGCCTTCTTTAACGTTCCCGCTCCGATTAACGAACCCGTTAAGGGGTATGCTCCCAACTCGCCTGAGCGCACCGAGCTGCTCAAGACCCTAAAGGAGCTTAAGCAGCAGGAGCGCGACATTCCCATGCACATCGGCGGCCAGGAAGTACGCACCGGCAACACCCAGCGCATCTTCCCGCCCCACGACCACCAGCACACCCTCGGCTACTTCCACGAGGGCGACGCCTCCCACGTACAGCAGGCCATTGACGCCGCCCTGGCTGCCCGCCCCCTGTGGGCCGAGTTGCCTTGGGAGCAGCGCGCGGCCATCTTCCTGAAAGCCGCCGAGCTGCTGGCCGGCCCCTACCGCGCCCGTCTCAACGCGGCCACCATGCTGGGCCAGAGCAAAAACGCCTTCCAAGCTGAAATCGACGCTGCCTGCGAGCTGATCGACTTCTTCCGGTTCAACGTGCACTTCATGCAGGAGCTGTACCACCAGCAGCCCCAGAGCCAGCCCGGCATGTGGAACCGCCTGGAGCACCGCCCCTTGGAAGGCTTCGTATTTGCCCTCACGCCTTTCAACTTCACTTCCATTGCCGGTAACCTGCCTACCTGCGTGGCCCTGATGGGCAACGTGGTGGTATGGAAGCCCGCCTACACCCAGATCTACTCGGCGCAAGTGCTGATGGAACTGTTTAAGGAGGCCGGCCTGCCCGATGGCGTTATCAACCTGATTTACGTGGACGGCCCCGTAGCCGGCGACGTTATTTTCCAGCACCGCGACTTCGCCGGTATCCACTTCACCGGCTCCACGGGCGTGTTCCAGAACATCTGGCAGACGATTGGCCAGAACATCAAGCGCTACAAGAGCTACCCCCGCATCGTGGGCGAAACTGGTGGTAAAGACTTCATTGTGGCGCACCCTTCGGCCCACGCCAAGGCCGTGGCTACGGCCATTACCCGCGGCGCTTTCGAGTACCAGGGCCAGAAGTGCTCGGCCGCCTCGCGTATCTACCTGCCCAGCAACCTCGCCGACGAAATTCTGGGCTACGTGAAGCAGGACCTCGCCTCGTTCAAGATGGGCGACGTGGAGGACTTCTCGAACTTCATCAACGCCGTTATCAGCGAAACGTCCTTCGACAAGCTGGCCAAGTACATTGATGGAGCCAAAGCCGACAGCAACGCCGAAATAGTGGCCGGCGGCGGCTACGATAAGTCGAAGGGTTACTTCATCGAGCCTACGGTTATCGTGACCAAGGACCCGAAGTACACCACCATGTGCGACGAGCTGTTCGGCCCCGTGGTAACCGTGTATATCTACGACGAAGCCGAGTTCGAGCAAACCCTGGAGGTAGTAGATTCCACCTCGCCCTACGCCCTCACCGGCGCTATCTTCTCCCAGGACCGCTACGCCATTGAGCTGGCCTCGAAGAAGCTGGTGCAGGCCGCCGGCAACTTCTACATCAACGACAAGCCCACCGGCGCCGTGGTGGGCCAGCAGCCCTTCGGCGGGGCCCGCGCTTCCGGCACCAACGACAAAGCCGGCTCCCTGCTGAACCTGCTGCGCTGGGTGTCGCCGCGCGCCATCAAGGAAACCTTCGTGCCCGTAACCGACTACCGCTACCCCTTCCTGGGCGTGGAAACCGGCGAAAACCTGAACGTAACCGGCCAGGGCGGTTTCTAA
- a CDS encoding Uma2 family endonuclease, translating into MEQLATTRHYTVEEYFALEEASEERHLFYRGEVFAMSGGVGAHNLTVLNCVMSLRNSLRGRGCRVYAENIRLAVLQGELYTYPDVMVTCHADDSPDKVVMQHPVLIIEVLSPGTESHDRVWKFSRYTQLPSLQHYLLVSANSWLVEWYRREPSGVWSFTPLASQEDAVTIPELGIALPLTDIYVELDIQPQLDKPRTS; encoded by the coding sequence ATGGAACAATTAGCTACCACCCGCCACTACACCGTGGAGGAATATTTCGCTCTGGAGGAGGCCTCAGAAGAAAGGCATCTGTTTTACCGCGGCGAAGTGTTTGCTATGTCGGGCGGGGTAGGCGCGCACAATCTTACGGTGTTGAATTGTGTCATGAGCTTACGTAATTCGCTTCGGGGCAGGGGATGCCGCGTGTATGCAGAGAACATTCGCTTGGCCGTGCTGCAGGGTGAACTATACACTTACCCCGACGTGATGGTGACCTGTCACGCCGATGATTCGCCGGACAAGGTGGTGATGCAGCATCCGGTGCTCATCATCGAGGTTCTGTCGCCGGGCACGGAAAGTCACGACCGGGTGTGGAAATTTAGCCGGTACACTCAGCTGCCTTCCCTGCAACACTACCTGCTGGTATCGGCGAACAGCTGGCTGGTGGAGTGGTACCGGCGGGAGCCCTCGGGCGTGTGGTCGTTCACGCCGTTAGCCAGCCAGGAGGATGCCGTAACCATCCCGGAACTGGGTATTGCGCTGCCCCTAACCGACATATATGTTGAATTAGATATTCAGCCTCAGCTGGACAAGCCTCGCACCAGCTAG
- a CDS encoding NADH-quinone oxidoreductase subunit A: MLLAVPAQYQPSDFLPIIVQFVLAIAFVAFSMIASHLLGPRRKSVVKDEAFECGIESVGNARTPISVKYFLTAILFVLFDVEVIFMYPWAVNFRALGTTGFIQMIVFLALLMTGFAYVIKKGVLRWNESR; encoded by the coding sequence ATGCTTCTCGCTGTTCCGGCCCAATACCAGCCCTCTGATTTTCTGCCGATTATCGTGCAGTTCGTCCTGGCCATTGCCTTCGTTGCTTTTTCCATGATAGCCTCGCACTTGCTAGGGCCGCGCCGGAAAAGCGTAGTAAAAGATGAAGCCTTCGAGTGCGGCATCGAATCGGTGGGCAACGCCCGCACCCCGATTTCGGTGAAGTACTTCCTCACGGCCATTCTGTTTGTACTTTTTGATGTGGAGGTAATCTTCATGTATCCCTGGGCCGTGAACTTCCGCGCCCTGGGCACTACCGGTTTCATCCAGATGATTGTGTTCTTGGCCCTGCTGATGACGGGCTTTGCCTACGTCATCAAAAAGGGTGTTTTACGCTGGAACGAGTCGCGCTAA
- a CDS encoding NADH-quinone oxidoreductase subunit B, which yields MENRAPEIKMVDAPEGLEGAGFFATSLEKVVGIARANSLWPLPFATSCCGIEFMATMGARYDISRFGSERPSFSPRQADLLMVMGTIAKKMAPIVKQVYEQMAEPRWVLAMGACACSGGIFDTYSVLQGIDRIIPVDVYIPGCPPRPEQVLDGLMRIQDLAKNESLRRRNSPEYQALLASYNIK from the coding sequence ATGGAAAATAGAGCTCCTGAAATCAAAATGGTAGATGCACCGGAAGGCCTGGAAGGTGCCGGTTTCTTTGCTACCTCCCTGGAGAAAGTAGTGGGTATTGCCCGCGCCAACTCCCTCTGGCCCCTGCCCTTTGCTACCTCCTGCTGCGGCATCGAGTTCATGGCAACCATGGGCGCCCGCTACGACATTTCCCGCTTCGGCTCCGAGCGACCTTCTTTCTCGCCCCGGCAAGCCGACCTGCTGATGGTGATGGGTACCATTGCCAAGAAGATGGCCCCCATTGTAAAGCAGGTGTATGAGCAGATGGCTGAGCCCCGCTGGGTGCTGGCCATGGGTGCCTGCGCCTGCTCGGGTGGTATCTTCGATACGTACTCCGTGCTCCAGGGCATCGACCGCATCATTCCCGTGGACGTGTACATCCCCGGCTGCCCGCCCCGCCCCGAGCAGGTACTCGACGGCCTGATGCGCATTCAGGACCTGGCCAAAAACGAATCCCTCCGCCGCCGCAACTCGCCTGAGTACCAGGCCCTGCTGGCGTCTTACAATATCAAGTAG
- a CDS encoding NADH-quinone oxidoreductase subunit C, translating into MADQNESPAAQEAAAAQDPATQKNAQLLALLHRLFGADTFTDVEEPYGLLTATTTRERIHDIIAGLQQDQELQVNFLTTMCGMHFPDKEGQELGMVYHLHSLVHNVRLRLKIFFPINDPVVPTMTDLYSTANWMEREAYDFFGIQFPGHPNLIRILNVEDMDYHPMRKEYALEDGTREDKTDLFFGR; encoded by the coding sequence ATGGCTGATCAGAACGAATCCCCGGCGGCCCAGGAAGCCGCCGCTGCCCAGGACCCGGCAACGCAGAAAAACGCGCAGCTGCTGGCCCTGCTGCACCGCTTGTTCGGCGCGGACACGTTCACCGACGTGGAAGAGCCTTACGGTCTGCTGACCGCTACGACCACGCGGGAACGGATTCACGATATCATTGCCGGCCTGCAGCAAGATCAGGAGCTTCAAGTGAACTTCCTGACCACTATGTGCGGCATGCACTTCCCCGATAAGGAAGGTCAGGAACTGGGCATGGTGTATCACCTGCACAGCCTGGTGCACAACGTGCGGCTGCGCCTGAAAATCTTCTTCCCTATCAATGACCCGGTAGTGCCCACCATGACGGACCTCTACTCCACTGCCAACTGGATGGAGCGTGAGGCTTACGACTTCTTTGGCATTCAGTTTCCGGGCCACCCTAACCTCATTCGCATCCTCAATGTGGAGGACATGGACTACCACCCCATGCGCAAGGAATACGCGCTGGAAGATGGTACCCGCGAAGACAAAACCGACCTTTTCTTCGGCCGCTAG
- a CDS encoding NADH-quinone oxidoreductase subunit D has protein sequence MAVNDTLEGTRKIVEEAEVQRPNLHPLAPSVNDFNQELTTLNLGPTHPATHGIFQNILQMDGERIVSGVPTIGYIHRAFEKIAERRPFYQITPLTDRMNYCSSPINNMGWHMTVEKLLGVEVPKRAQYMRVILMELARISDHLICNGILGVDTGAFTGFLYLMDEREKIYEIYEEVSGARLTTNMGRVGGMERDFTDVAIEKLRTWLKTFPAVMSEFEKMFNRNRIFMDRVVDVGAISAERALNYGFTGPNLRAAGVDYDVRVMNPYSSYQDFEFEIPVGTKGDTYDRFMVRNEEIWQSLRIINQALENLPQGPYHADAPHYYLPPKQAVYKNMEALIYHFKIVMGEIEAPVGEVYHSVEGGNGELGFYLVSDGGRTPYRLHFRRPCFIYYQAYTEMVTGQTLSDAIVTLSSMNVIAGELDA, from the coding sequence ATGGCAGTAAACGATACGCTGGAAGGCACCCGCAAAATTGTGGAAGAGGCCGAAGTGCAGAGACCCAATCTGCACCCACTGGCGCCTTCCGTCAACGACTTCAACCAGGAGCTGACCACGCTCAACCTGGGCCCTACCCACCCCGCTACCCACGGCATCTTCCAGAACATTCTGCAGATGGACGGCGAGCGGATTGTTTCGGGTGTACCTACCATTGGCTACATCCACCGCGCCTTCGAGAAGATTGCGGAGCGCCGGCCTTTCTATCAGATTACGCCCCTGACGGACCGTATGAACTACTGTTCGTCGCCCATCAACAACATGGGCTGGCACATGACGGTAGAGAAGCTGCTGGGGGTAGAAGTACCCAAGCGCGCCCAGTACATGCGCGTGATTCTGATGGAGCTGGCCCGTATTTCGGACCACCTCATCTGCAACGGCATTCTGGGGGTAGATACCGGAGCCTTCACCGGTTTCCTCTACCTGATGGATGAGCGGGAGAAGATTTACGAAATCTACGAGGAAGTAAGCGGTGCCCGCCTGACCACCAACATGGGCCGCGTAGGCGGTATGGAGCGCGACTTCACCGATGTAGCCATCGAGAAGTTGCGGACTTGGCTGAAAACCTTCCCGGCCGTGATGAGCGAGTTCGAGAAGATGTTCAACCGCAACCGCATCTTCATGGACCGTGTGGTCGATGTAGGTGCTATTTCCGCCGAACGTGCGCTGAACTACGGCTTCACGGGTCCTAACCTGCGGGCCGCCGGTGTCGATTACGACGTGCGGGTGATGAACCCTTACTCCAGTTACCAGGATTTCGAGTTTGAAATTCCGGTAGGGACTAAGGGCGACACCTACGACCGGTTCATGGTGCGCAACGAGGAAATCTGGCAGAGCCTGCGCATCATCAATCAGGCGCTGGAAAACCTGCCCCAGGGCCCCTATCACGCCGACGCACCTCACTACTACCTGCCGCCCAAGCAGGCCGTGTACAAGAACATGGAAGCCCTCATTTATCACTTCAAGATTGTGATGGGCGAGATTGAGGCTCCGGTGGGCGAGGTGTACCACTCGGTAGAAGGTGGCAATGGGGAGTTAGGTTTCTACCTGGTTTCTGATGGAGGCCGCACGCCCTACCGCCTGCACTTCCGTCGGCCTTGCTTCATCTACTACCAGGCCTACACCGAGATGGTAACCGGCCAGACGCTCTCCGACGCCATCGTGACGCTGTCGTCGATGAACGTAATTGCCGGCGAGCTGGACGCGTAG